From Triticum aestivum cultivar Chinese Spring chromosome 7B, IWGSC CS RefSeq v2.1, whole genome shotgun sequence:
GAAGCGATGCCGGAGGCGGAGCTGCTGGGCGCCAACTGAACTGTAAGTGCCTGCCACTGCCAAACTGGTACGAATTCAGTCCGTTGGCTGGCCGGACCATCAGAGTGCTGTCCCGTACCAGCGCAATTCCTCGCCTGATTTTAGTGCCGATGCACAATGTGTGGATGGGCGTCGCGGCATGTCAGGGGGGCTGGGATTTCTGACGGATTAAAAATCTGAGAGGGCCTGGCAAGAATTCGGATAGAGAGTGAAGTGTCGGGCACAGTGGGCGGCAGGCACAGGATGAAAGATTTCATTTGCACTTGGGTTGGGCTGGGGAGCACGCCAGCATGTGCTTGCTGAGTAGGTGCGCATTCATGCTTCTCTTCACCTTGACTTTCACCTTTAAGTTTTCCTCTGAAATATGTTGGGACTTTTGTGGTCTGCAATGACATGACCAGGATAAATCTGAAAACTTCTCCATCAAAGCTTATTGTATAATGTTGTTCGAAGTCGGCCAACAGAACCGTGATCTGCATCTATTATCTGAGACTCCACCCTCCCaccacaaaaaagaaaagaaaaaaggttgTCTTCGAAGGGGAGTTTATTCAACTCTCGAAGAACATATTGTATTTGACATCACCACTTTGTCCTAAGAAAGCACCACACCTAACTGCACAAACATAATATTCTGGAATCTGGAGCACGAGGTTTTTTTTGCACGAATTTGCGCGAGAGTCATCTTATTCTCTGCAAAATTCATGTGAAGTTCGTCCACTCTATATAGGCCCTAAATGAAGTTTGTTCAAATTCGGCTAATATAATCGTGATTTTTGTATCAATTATTACTCCACCTGCCCACCAGAAAAAAAAGCAAAGGGTTAGTCTTCGCAGTGGACCTTATCCTACAGAAAGGACCAAACCTAACTATTTATTCGAATCAGTTCAGAAGATCTTGAAATCATTGGTTTTGATGCACTTTTCTGTTTCTGCCCAAACATATTCTGGAATCTGGAACACGAGGTTTTGTTGTGGAATTTCTGCGGGCGTCAAATTATTCTCAGCAAAGTTGATGTGAAGTTTCTGCACTCTATTTAGGCCCTAAATGTTGGAAATGTAGGCCGAAAACACACGCAAAGCTACTTACCTTTGAGAACAAAGCTAATATTCTACTGCTTTTCACCTAGCATCTTCTGCTACAGGTCTGGTAACTTTACCATTAAAGAATATCTAATCATGATCACCTCTTTGCTGCTACAGCCTCCATCAACTTTGGCTAGCTTTCATTGCTTTATTTTCTATTATCTTGTCAGCGCATTCATTTTATAAAACTGAGCATATTTTTCATGTCTTGTGCTATTTCCTTTGAGGAACGCACTTCATTTACCTCTCTTTGATATGCCTCTAGCTTTCACAGAGAGCTGATTTTTATTTGATAACTCTGGTGGCCAGATATCTCTGGGAATGGCAACTTTTTTGCTATCTGCAGGTCCGCATCCTTCCTTTATAAAGGGAACTATCCTGTAATATTAGTAAATGTAACCAAGTTCCACTTCCATTGCCAGACAGAAATTATATGCTATGCAATGGGAATGCTGAATGAAATTGCTCGCAGCTGTTTTTTTTACATAATTTATATGTTTTCTTTAATGCAACACAAATGCATGCTGTAGCTTTTAGCTACAACCAAAGTGATACTGAGCTGATACGTGTGGAAGTACGCAACTGACACTTGTGGCAATGGAGATTTACTTTTAGAATCTTGAGGAGGATACATGGTGGATCACCCGAAGCAACTTTAACAGGTTGAGAAGACTCAAGAGGATACCATGAGGGAGACCACTGTGTCATCTCTTGTGTTACCTCACCGGAGTGCTTTAGAACCGATCAGTTTTAGACCTAAGTATTGTAAAACTTAAATTGTGCTATGTGTTTGCTGATGCTCCGTTATTCATTTCTAAGAACAGATAACTCTGTATATGTTAATTTGATACATCCTTTGCATGAACGATACTTGGAAAACTGACTGGTGCCCTAGTCCACACTCCAATGGCAAGAAGTGCATGATACAATATTTCAAGAATATTAACAAAATTCATGGATGTAAATGTAATACATAAAAATGCTAAAGTTTGATGTCAAATTCATCCTGATATCAAGGACCAGAAAAGGCAGTCATTCTTACACTCTTCATTTCCGCCAAGACTGTCAACTTGTGTTTCTTGTATCTTGAATATTTGATGTCAGGAACGAATATGATACTGATCCTCTGGAATTTTGAAACATTGTATCGTGATACTTTATGGGATTTTCACAACAACGACGTGATCCCCACTGGACAAAAAATGCTTATTCCTTACATTTTCGTGGGGCTGATTGGTGTTTTACTTTTGGCACAAAACTTGTATTTGTCATTGTTAAAGAATTAAAAGAGAATGATTTTTCAAGTGCTTACGTTTGGGATCTCTCAGGCAATGTGCTTTATATACTTGGCCTGGCGCCTTTCAAGAGCAGACCCATGTGGCTTAAATACTAAGCGGTTCCTTTTTCAGCTGCTTTGATTTAAATAATGCAGTTGAACGACAAATAGTGAAATTCTTCTTATTGCAGAAAACATATGTTATATTATTTTGGCACTCATGATTTGATATGATCCCACCAGATGTAGAATAGGCAAATTTAGTGGAACGGTGATGTTTTATGTATTAGCTAGGGCTAGCTGCAACAAGGTAGCAGAAAGCTTTATGGTTGGCACATTTGTTGGGTGCAACAAACTTTTGTTATCATCAGACTGGAGACATcacatagtgggtagtgtcattaTTTTTTTAAAGATGAGGTTCTGGCCACATATACAGTCTTCTGCCATCATTCTGCTTAGTGCAGGTACATAATGATTTGAATGATGCACTAGTTCGTAATTATGCTTCTTATTATTCAAACTTTTACAATTTACTCATGTTGGGAAATATTTTTTATTCTGAAAGTTTTGTATATGTGCTCTAACATGGTGGGAAGTGTAAGCTTTTTTATTCTATCTAACAGTAATCAGGTATTCTTTTCCTCGTTAAATTCTCACTTATGTTGTTGTTGTATGCTACGACTGTGGGCCTTTGTCTGTTTTACTCTCTACATCATGGCATGACATCTAATCAACACAAAATTTTGTGCGTGATATATGTTCCATCGCATCTTAAAACGAGTGTAAACCGCATTGTATGCTGGGTATGTTGAAACAGCAAGCTAGTAGGGGTCAAGGTTAACTTTATGTATCTTGGATACTCATCTACAGTTTTGGTTAGTGATTACTTCACTCATGTGTGTTAATTGTTGTCAGTACTCTATTTGACATGATGCTATTAAGGAGCGCCTATGCCATGATTGGGGATTAAAGCCAGGTCTAACAGCTGCGAACTCCATGTTCCCACCACCCCAACTGACAAGGGTACCATACTGGCAGTAACTAATATATGTTGACTAAATATTAATTATTTTCGAAAATCTAGTCATTATATAAGTCTGATTTATAATTTACTGTACTGGTTTACTCACATTTTTTGTTAGGTTACAGTTTCCCTCTAGAACATTGCTTGGCTGTTGAGTATTTATACATTTGCACTCCCGTAATGTATGATTGTATATAGTTTCTAGCTAGCCAGTTTTCTTACCTCTGTTATCTTCGAATTCAGGGATATATACTACGACAGTGTGACAAAAGTTGAATATTTTTATTGCATCATGACATCACACAAATTTTGCGAGTGCAATCAAGAAAGAAGAAAGTACTAGCCTACCTTTAAAGATATTTGGATTGTATAATCCAAGGAGACTGCACAGAAACATGTGTTTTCAAAAGTCTTGGTCCTATAAACATCCTAGTTACTAACATGTGTTCAGAAGACGGAACAACTTCACGTGTTCCCTGCTTTTTTGCATGGCTGCTGCATGCATTTGTGATGGGCGTCTTTCCTTCCTTAATCTCTGGGACATGTATCCCTAGATCCTCAGGCTCTTGTGCATATCTGTTATTGAGAAATCAAACATACATTGTACAGATCCGCTTTGCCGCCCTTGCAACTCCAGTCAGTGCTTTTCTTGCATTTTTTCCTCCCTTCTTTTTGGGAGATGGACATCTAGTCAGTTATCACAAGAAAGTGCTCTGCTAATGCCAACTTCATGCACCACCCTTGTCTTTAAAAGGCAAGGTAATGAACACGGTCTAGTCCAACAGCACTACTAGTTTGTGATGGACACCAGTACTCCTTCAAAGTCTGGGACGAGCTTCCTCAAAACTTGCTTCAATGGAGTTAACGCCCTCTCAGGTTTCTTCCATTCTTTCTCTGTTTTTGCTCAAGCATGAGATTGGAGAAATCATGCTATATCTGTTTACTTACTCTGCTGCCTCATATGTCCTCTTTAACCTAGCTAACTTGCAGTATTAACTTTCTATTTTGCAGGGGTTGGGATATTATCGATTCCTTATGCATTGTCTCAAGGAGGATGGCTGAGCGTACTTATGTTCACAACTATAGCAGTTATCTGCTTCTACACTGGGATTCTCATACAGAGATGCATAGATTCAAGCTCACTTGTTAAGACCTATCCTGATATAGGTGAACTGGCTTTTGGCCGGAAAGGAAGAATCATAGTAGCAATATTCATGTACCTGGAGCTGTACCTTGTGGCAATCGATTTCATGATACTGGAAGGTGATAACTTGGAGAAATTATTTCCAAGTGTCGACTTCCATGTTGCTGGACTCAAGATTGGAGGCAAGCAAGGGTTTGTTCTGATTTTCAGTCTGTTGGTTTTGCCAACGACATGGTTTCGGAGCTTAAGTGCGCTTGCGTACGTCTCTGTTGGAGGAATCATGGCCTCCGTTATTCTCATCGCTGCTGTTATCTGGGTAGGAGCATTTGATGGTGTTGGCTTCCACGAGAGAGGCGTGCTTGTCCACTGGGCTGGTATTCCAACTGCCATGAGCTTATACTCATTCTGTTTCAGCGGTCATGCTGTTTTCCCCATGATATACACTGGAATGAGCAACAGAAAAATGTTCCCAACAGTAAGTAAAGCAGAAACCCTTTCTCCGATCTTTTGTGTTCTCTGACCAATAAGCAAATATTACTGCTGTGTGGCACGCTAGTACTTGTTTGTTGGAAACCACAACTGATCCTAGCCTGCCCCAACTATTATGGTTAAATCTTGCTTTACATGCTCCAAGTCAATGCAAAATAGTATAACCTTTTTGACTGATAGGATAAAATACATGTAGCAGCACTCCAATTCTGGAAACTGGAATCCTGTCAAAACTTTCCCGTTACATAAAGCTGCAGTACTAAGGAATCACGTTTGTGCTTAACCCCTCTTCTCCCTTTTCCCAATTTCAGGTTCTGCTCCTCTGCTTCATCATCTGCACTCTCAGCTACGGACTGATGGGCGTCGTCGGGTACCTGATGTACGGCGAGTCACTGAAGTCCCAGGTGACGCTGAACCTCCCGTCGAGGAACCTGAGCTCCAGCATCGCCATCTACACCACGCTGATCAACCCGTTCACCAAGTTCGCGCTGCTGGTCACCCCGATAGCGGAGGCGATCGAGGACACCCTCCACGTCGGCAAGAACAAGGCCGTCAGCGTCTCCATCAGGACCTCGCTGGTCGTCAGCACGACCATCGTGGCGCTCGTCGTGCCCTACTTCGCCTACGCGGTCGCGCTCACCGGCTCGTTCCTGAGCGGCACCGCCACGATGCTGCTGCCGTGCATCTGCTACCTGAAGATCAGGTCCAGGACCTGCAGGAAGGTCGGGTTCGAGCAGGTGGTGTGCGTGGGCATCATCGTCGTCGGGGTAGGGCTTGTGGTCGTGGGCACCTCCAGCTCACTGAAGCAGATCATCCAGAGCTTGTGAAATGCTTGATGAGCATGGATGTGGATGAACAACCATATGCAGTGGAGCCTGTTCTAGTACGGCGCAATCATGCTTGTACTCTGTAGTCTGTACCTATGTCCTGGCAAGATGCACTGTAGATAGGAATTTAGCTTACATAAGAATGGATAGGAATAATCCCTAAGATGTCGTAGTATTGAGACTTACTTCAGAAGAAACTGCTTGTACCTATCATGTTATAAACATTATTCAAATGTATGTATAGCCTGATGTCTAGCTAGTGGTTGCTActtgctaatgatgatgatcagcaGAGTCTCAGCCTTTTGTTGCAGAAGCAAAATCTGCTGTTCCAGCATCCTTTTTATGTTGAATAACTGCGAATTCTTTGCACCTCAAAGCACTCAGACCGCGACGAAAAGGATATCGGTGCGCATTCAGGTATGTcgacacgcgcgcgcgcgcgcgcacacacactgaAGTTGAAATGAGCCGGTGCTCGTGGCTTTCCTGAAGTTATCTGGTCTGCCCATATGTTGATGTTACTGCCTATCGATACATGACATACCCAAAGAAGTATACGATATTAACGAGGATCAGAGTTACAATCTGCTGGCAGTGTAAGGTATGCGATAGCGTCGGGAGCTTCTTGAAACCACAGGTCGGTGCAAAGCTCCGTTCTAGCCATGTCAGCTAATAAATCTGCGATTCTATTTTTGACTAAGCACAAGTTTCCTGACTAACTTCTCGTCTTCTCCCTATCTCCCTCCGTGTGTTGCTGCGGGAACGGTAGATACACATTAATATAGATACACCAAAACTGTTTTTCTCAGTTTTACATGTGTTTGGCTGGTGCTGTCTTATCAAAATTTTGACCCAAGTATTTGGAGTGGATGACTGAATACTCTTTCATCATCGACACAAGAAAACCTGTGCGACCATTAGTCCATGTTGCTCTGTCTTTTTTGGTCCTGCAAGTGTTCATTATAGTTAAATGAGGGAAAAGCATATTTTTCGTCCCTCGATTATTTCAAAAGTATGCAAATGGTCCCTCAACTTTAAAACCAGCAAAACTTAGTCCCTTAACTTTTTAAACCGGATAAGTTTAGTCCCTCGTGCAACTTTGGGTGGTTTTCTGCCGATCTTTGAGCGGTTTTTGACTCGGATTGGCAAAGTGTGGGCCCCACCACCTCTACCCATTTTTTAAATTTTAATTCCTGTTATTTATCCCTCTGACTTACCTATGGACCCCACTGTAATGAGCATCTTCAACCTCAAACAGCACACGGTTCGTGTGTCGGCACCCTGGATGCCGGTGCTCTGAAGCTCGCCGATGACCAAGCCTGGCTCCGGAGGCGGCACGCGGCAGCATGCACTCCCTCGCCCGCTCCGGCCCGCTGCCGCCACGGCTCTATTTCTTGCTTGAGCTCTTGCGCTCAACGCTCCTTGTGGCTGAACGCGCGCACGGCCGTCGGAGGAACTTGCACGCGACGCGCTCCACCAGGAGTTGATGGGCTGCTGCGCATTGAGTAGCTCTAGGatttgtgcttgtgtgtgtgtgctACCGTTCGCGCTGAGTGTGCGTGCTCCGTGCTGGGTTGACGTTGCTGCTCTTGTCTGTGTGCGTGATTTGCGTGATGCGCTCCGTGTGAGAGGGCGACGATGTGGTCGCCCGTGATTGCTGGGCGTTGTGATGACGGGACTCATGAACTCGCGGGTGGCGGCAGCGAACGTGCACGACGGTGCGGGCCGACGGGATGGCTGTAGGCCGGGTTCCTGACGCAGAGAAGGTGCAGGATGCCAAGGCATGGCGAGGTCAGCAGGGTTGGGACTGAGTTTTGCGTGCAGCCAGCAGGCGCAGACGCACGCGACAGCTTGGCCTCGGCATACATGCGAGCTCGTACAACAGCAAGGCCAGGGCGGAGCTGTGCGTGCGGCCAGCGGGCCGGACACATGCGGCGGCAGCCTTCACGTCAACCCCGTGGGCGGCGCGCTGCGGGAAGCGCCGGAGTGGCCTTACGGAGGTCTCCAAGGACTAGAGCCACCTCGCCGGAGGCCTCCATGCCCACGCCCTTCTCCTGCTGCTGGACGCGCATCAACTGCTTGATGAAATGCCTAGCCAAGTTCGAATGATAAGCAACGAGAAGATCCACCTGGGATCGCCACATGGACGTAGACCCGGTCAAAACCACACAAAGCAGCACAGAGGGACTAAAATTATCTGGTTTGAAAAATTGAGGGACTAAAATTACACTTCTTCTTCGATACAACCCCTAAACACAACAACGGCTGAGATCGCTCCGTACCCCTTCATTAAAAAGGATAGGATCGTCCCAGCACATAAAAGCCGCCGCCCGCGCGACGGGCTGTACCCGCGCGACGGGGGCTCTACGCCGACTACCCCGTACACGCGTCCGTCCGCGTACGTACGACGTCGACCGAAGAAAAAACGACGTGACGTGTCAAGCGACGTACTCGTGGCGACGTGGCGTCGACTCTACGGAAAAAAAGACGACGCGACGTGTGAGGACGACGACGCAACGTGTGTGGACGGGCGGTTGTGTGCCGTCTAAGCGTCGGTCAAAAGGCGGTTCCCGACGCGGCGGCCGGCCCGATGCGCCAATAATGCCGGCGTTACGCCGGGGCGTCGGTCACCTACCAGATGGCCTCCCCCACGCACCGACGCCTGCCTTTATAACACCGCCCCCGTCGCCCGTCTGCCTTCCCCACTCCACTCGACGCGTCTCGACCCGCTCAACCCACCCACCGACGCGCTTCCACCGCCGACGAGCTCCCACTCCCGGCGGCCTCCATGGCgtccgacggcgacggcggcggcagctcgTGGCCGACAAGCCTCAGCACGCCGGAGACGGACGAGCTCATCCGTCTCGGGCTGATGGTGCCGCCAGGCTGCCGTCTGCCTCGCGTGTTCCACATCACCGCCGACGGGTACCCGACGAGGGGGCCCGGCACGACGACGGCCGAGCTCCGCCAGCATGAGGGCGGCCGGTGGAACATCGTCGGCCGCACGAGGTTTTGGAAGGGCAAGGACTTCTGGGTCGTCGTCGCGCAGGCTCGTCGGGAGATGCGGACCGGCGGCTCGTCGTCGGGCCCGGGCGGCTCGTCGTCTGTCGCGCGTGGCTCGTCGTCCGCCCCGCGCCGGTCCCGCCGTCCCCCTCCGGCGGCCGCGCCCTCTCCGAGCTCGTCCCGCCGTCCGGTTCCCGTCATCGCCCGGCCCGCCTCCCCTCCCGTCGTCGAGATCCCGCCGGAGCAGTTCGCACTGCGCGAGGACGGCGACCCCGACGACTGCCCCGGCTACCTCATCGCACTGCGGGTGTCGCAGGCAGAAGCGGAGGCCGCTGCGGCGGCCGCGGAGGCGAGAGAGGCCGCCGAGGTGCAGGCCGCACTCAacgtggcggcggctatggcggcggcagCAGAGGCCGCCGAGGTGCAGGCCGCACTCGACGCGGCGGCGGCCATCGAAGCGGCGCAGCCGCAGATTGCTCAGGAGCAGGGCAACGACGGCTACTAGGAGGACGGCGGCAAGAGCAGtgacgacggcgacggtgacgacgaCGGTGACGTCGGTGCGGGGGAGATCGTGGACCTCGCCGACTCCGGCGACGACGAGTAGATTAGGATTAATTAGTTatgtttaattaagtttaattaagtcATGTTTAATTAAGTTTTTATGTTGTAATGTTTAATGGCAACATGTCCTATGCATCCGGGGGGCTTGTGTATCCTATGAAT
This genomic window contains:
- the LOC123159588 gene encoding amino acid transporter AVT1I; this translates as MDTSTPSKSGTSFLKTCFNGVNALSGVGILSIPYALSQGGWLSVLMFTTIAVICFYTGILIQRCIDSSSLVKTYPDIGELAFGRKGRIIVAIFMYLELYLVAIDFMILEGDNLEKLFPSVDFHVAGLKIGGKQGFVLIFSLLVLPTTWFRSLSALAYVSVGGIMASVILIAAVIWVGAFDGVGFHERGVLVHWAGIPTAMSLYSFCFSGHAVFPMIYTGMSNRKMFPTVLLLCFIICTLSYGLMGVVGYLMYGESLKSQVTLNLPSRNLSSSIAIYTTLINPFTKFALLVTPIAEAIEDTLHVGKNKAVSVSIRTSLVVSTTIVALVVPYFAYAVALTGSFLSGTATMLLPCICYLKIRSRTCRKVGFEQVVCVGIIVVGVGLVVVGTSSSLKQIIQSL